In Acidimicrobiales bacterium, the following proteins share a genomic window:
- the glgX gene encoding glycogen debranching protein GlgX: MQVWPGQPYPLGATYDGAGTNFSVFSEVADRVELCLFDEAGETKITLPEVTAFCWHCYLPGIGPGQRYGFRVHGPYDPAAGNRCNPAKLLLDPYAKAVEGQVKWAEAVFPYRFGAPDTMNRADSAAYMPKAVVTNPWFDWANDRPPVSPYHEAVIYEVHVKGLTMRHPGVPKELRGTYAGIAHPAVIEYLQMLGITAVELLPVHQFVHDSHLESKGLRNYWGYNSIAYLAPHNEYSATGQAGQQVQEFKQMVKTLHEAGIEVILDVVYNHTAEGNHMGPVLSLKGIDNAGYYRLVDDDKRYYYDTTGTGNSLDMRHPHVLQLIMDSLRYWVTDMHVDGFRFDLAATLARQFHEVDRLSAFFDLIQQDPVVSQVKLIAEPWDLGEGGYQVGSFPPLWSEWNGKYRDHVRDYWRGEDKLLDEFAFRFTGSSDLYESGGRRPFASVNFVTAHDGFTLADLVSFNDKHNEANGEDNNDGESHNRSWNCGVEGPSDDPAVIELRARQMRNFLATLMLSQGVPMLLGGDEMGRTQRGNNNAYCQDNDVSWYDWDNQDGELVAFTQRLISLRNTHPVFRRRHFFQGQPLHGAGVSDIAWFRADGTEMSDIDWREGYAKTIGVFLNGDAIPDLGARGERITDDSFLVLFNAHFERVEFVLPAEEFGERWVKVLDTADAFDEGLQLKATEALDVESRSLVLLRRGG, translated from the coding sequence ATGCAGGTCTGGCCGGGACAGCCCTATCCCCTCGGCGCCACCTACGACGGTGCCGGCACCAACTTCTCCGTGTTCTCCGAGGTCGCCGACCGGGTGGAACTGTGCCTGTTCGACGAGGCGGGCGAGACCAAGATCACGCTGCCGGAGGTCACCGCTTTCTGCTGGCACTGCTACCTGCCCGGCATCGGCCCGGGGCAGCGTTACGGCTTCCGGGTCCACGGACCGTACGATCCGGCGGCAGGCAATCGGTGCAACCCCGCCAAGCTGTTGCTCGACCCCTACGCCAAGGCGGTCGAGGGTCAGGTCAAGTGGGCCGAAGCGGTGTTCCCTTACCGCTTCGGCGCCCCGGACACCATGAACCGGGCGGACAGCGCGGCCTACATGCCCAAGGCGGTGGTCACCAATCCGTGGTTCGACTGGGCCAACGACCGCCCGCCGGTGTCGCCGTACCACGAGGCGGTCATCTACGAGGTGCACGTGAAGGGCCTCACGATGCGCCATCCGGGCGTGCCCAAGGAGCTTCGCGGCACCTACGCCGGCATCGCCCATCCGGCGGTGATCGAGTACCTCCAGATGCTCGGGATCACCGCGGTGGAGCTGCTCCCCGTGCACCAGTTCGTCCACGACTCACACCTCGAGTCGAAGGGACTCCGCAACTACTGGGGCTACAACTCCATCGCCTACCTGGCGCCGCACAACGAGTACAGCGCCACCGGCCAGGCCGGCCAGCAGGTGCAGGAGTTCAAGCAGATGGTGAAGACGCTGCACGAGGCGGGCATCGAGGTCATCCTCGACGTCGTCTACAATCACACGGCCGAGGGCAACCACATGGGCCCGGTGCTGTCGCTCAAAGGCATCGACAATGCCGGGTACTACCGCCTGGTCGACGACGACAAGCGGTACTACTACGACACCACCGGCACGGGGAACAGCCTCGACATGCGGCACCCGCACGTGCTGCAGCTCATCATGGACAGCCTGCGGTACTGGGTCACCGACATGCACGTGGACGGGTTCCGCTTCGACCTCGCAGCCACGCTGGCCCGCCAGTTCCACGAGGTCGACCGCCTGTCGGCCTTCTTCGACCTCATCCAGCAGGATCCCGTGGTCAGCCAGGTGAAACTCATCGCCGAGCCGTGGGACCTGGGCGAGGGCGGCTACCAGGTGGGCAGCTTCCCCCCGTTGTGGTCGGAGTGGAACGGGAAGTACCGCGACCACGTGCGGGACTACTGGCGGGGCGAGGACAAGCTGCTCGACGAGTTCGCATTCCGGTTCACGGGCAGCTCCGACCTGTACGAGTCCGGTGGCCGCCGCCCGTTCGCCAGCGTCAACTTCGTGACCGCCCACGACGGCTTCACCCTCGCCGACCTCGTCTCGTTCAACGACAAGCACAACGAGGCCAACGGCGAGGACAACAACGACGGCGAAAGCCACAACCGGTCGTGGAACTGCGGCGTCGAGGGACCCAGCGACGATCCTGCGGTCATCGAGCTGCGGGCCCGGCAGATGCGCAACTTCCTCGCCACGCTGATGCTGTCCCAGGGCGTGCCCATGCTGCTCGGCGGTGACGAGATGGGTCGTACCCAGCGCGGAAACAACAACGCCTACTGCCAGGACAACGACGTCTCCTGGTACGACTGGGACAACCAGGACGGCGAGCTGGTCGCCTTCACGCAGCGGCTCATCAGCCTGCGCAACACCCATCCCGTGTTCCGGCGGCGCCACTTCTTCCAGGGCCAGCCGCTCCACGGCGCCGGGGTATCGGACATCGCCTGGTTCCGGGCCGACGGGACGGAGATGTCGGACATCGATTGGCGCGAGGGATACGCCAAGACCATCGGCGTGTTCCTGAACGGCGACGCCATCCCCGATCTCGGCGCCCGGGGCGAGCGGATCACCGACGACTCCTTCCTCGTGCTGTTCAACGCCCACTTCGAGCGGGTCGAGTTCGTGCTCCCCGCCGAGGAGTTCGGCGAGCGCTGGGTGAAGGTCCTCGACACGGCCGACGCCTTCGACGAGGGCCTGCAGCTGAAGGCGACCGAGGCGCTGGACGTCGAGAGTCGCTCGCTGGTCCTGCTCCGACGTGGCGGCTGA
- the treY gene encoding malto-oligosyltrehalose synthase translates to MAAEPAAGEPAEPGPWATYRVQLSPTFTFDDAAAIAGYLADLGITHLYASPVLQAAPGSTHGYDVVDHHRVNVELGGEAGHARMCDALGAAGLGQVLDVVPNHMAIGGPENAWWWDVLENGPASVYAAYFDVDWDPPEFKLRHTVLLPILGDHYGRVLEAGELNLRREGGSFTVHYHDHVVPVAPRTIDRLLVAAAEDCGSAELESIGAAFGRLPPATATDRDSVRERHRDKEVLRARLSALCEEEPERAASIDRRVEAINADCDALDALLDRQNYRLAFWRTAGRELDYRRFFDINTLVGVRVEDPQVFDDTHTLLLEWLDKGVIDGLRIDHPDGLLDPEGYLDRLHDATGGKWTVVEKILEPGEQLPESWPVAGTTGYDFLSRVGGLFVDPAGRDALLATYTGITGRPADFDEAVLANKHLVLRDVLAADLNRLTALFVQVCERHRRYRDYTRHELHEALREVLACFPVYRTYVRPADGTVRDADVARVEHAVSLAVARRPDIDGELFTFLADLLLLRRRGEAAAPGLPAPVGEVEAELVARFQQVTGPVMAKGVEDTTFYDYVPLVSLNEVGDSPGHWGTTVDEFHRSCAEAARTWPRSMLATSTHDTKRSEDVRARLHLLSEMPDRWTEAVERWRAMNVRHRAGPDLPDSNIEYLLYQTLVGAWPLPLDRAAAYMEKAAKEAKSQTSWIDPDLDYDAALRAFVDGVMGDEAFQADLAVFVAPLVAPGRVSSLAQALVKLTAPGVPDTYQGTELWDLSLVDPDNRRPVDYATRRRLLAELAGMDARSVWARADEGLPKLHVVREALHLRQRVPEAFGATADYVPVAAGGQKAAHVVAYCRGGLAVTVVPRLVLGLGRDWLDTVVDLPPGRWGNVLTGDDIAGGSAAVADLLASFPVALLERSPDA, encoded by the coding sequence GTGGCGGCTGAGCCCGCCGCCGGCGAGCCGGCTGAGCCCGGGCCGTGGGCCACCTACCGGGTGCAGCTGTCACCGACGTTCACGTTCGACGACGCCGCTGCCATCGCCGGGTACCTGGCCGATCTCGGCATCACGCACCTCTACGCGTCGCCGGTGCTCCAGGCCGCACCCGGCAGCACCCACGGCTACGACGTGGTCGACCACCACCGCGTCAACGTGGAGCTCGGGGGCGAGGCCGGCCATGCCCGGATGTGCGACGCCCTCGGTGCCGCCGGTCTGGGCCAGGTCCTCGACGTGGTCCCCAACCACATGGCCATCGGCGGGCCCGAGAACGCGTGGTGGTGGGACGTGCTTGAGAACGGGCCGGCCAGCGTGTACGCAGCCTACTTCGACGTCGACTGGGATCCTCCCGAGTTCAAGCTGCGCCACACCGTCCTCCTGCCCATCCTCGGGGACCACTACGGACGGGTGCTCGAAGCGGGCGAGCTGAACCTGCGCCGGGAAGGTGGCTCGTTCACCGTCCACTACCACGACCACGTCGTCCCGGTCGCGCCCAGAACGATCGACCGCCTGCTGGTGGCGGCGGCCGAGGACTGCGGCTCGGCCGAGCTGGAGTCGATCGGCGCCGCCTTCGGTCGCCTCCCCCCGGCGACGGCCACGGATCGCGACAGCGTCCGCGAACGCCACCGCGACAAGGAGGTGCTCCGCGCCCGGCTCTCGGCGTTGTGCGAGGAGGAGCCCGAGCGGGCTGCCTCGATCGACCGGCGCGTCGAGGCGATCAACGCCGACTGCGACGCCCTCGACGCCCTCCTCGACCGCCAGAACTACCGCCTGGCCTTCTGGCGCACGGCCGGCCGCGAGCTCGACTACCGGCGGTTCTTCGACATCAACACGCTGGTGGGCGTGCGGGTGGAGGACCCGCAGGTGTTCGACGACACGCACACCCTCCTGCTGGAGTGGCTCGACAAGGGCGTGATCGACGGGCTGCGCATCGACCACCCCGACGGACTGCTCGATCCCGAGGGCTACCTCGACCGGCTGCACGACGCCACGGGCGGCAAGTGGACCGTCGTCGAGAAGATCCTCGAGCCCGGCGAGCAGCTCCCCGAGTCGTGGCCCGTGGCCGGCACCACTGGGTACGACTTCCTCAGCCGAGTGGGGGGCCTGTTCGTCGACCCGGCCGGCCGCGACGCGCTCCTCGCCACCTACACCGGGATCACCGGCCGGCCGGCCGACTTCGACGAGGCAGTGCTGGCCAACAAGCACCTCGTCCTCCGGGACGTCCTGGCCGCCGACCTCAACCGCCTCACGGCCCTGTTCGTCCAGGTGTGCGAGCGTCACCGGCGCTACCGCGACTACACCCGCCACGAGCTCCACGAAGCACTCCGCGAGGTCCTGGCCTGCTTTCCCGTGTACCGGACGTACGTACGGCCCGCCGACGGCACCGTGCGCGACGCCGACGTGGCCCGTGTCGAGCACGCCGTTTCGCTGGCCGTCGCCCGCCGTCCGGACATCGACGGTGAGCTGTTCACCTTCCTCGCCGACCTCCTCCTGCTCCGCCGCCGCGGGGAAGCGGCGGCGCCCGGCTTGCCGGCACCGGTGGGGGAGGTGGAGGCCGAGCTGGTCGCCCGGTTCCAGCAGGTCACGGGGCCCGTGATGGCCAAGGGCGTGGAGGACACCACGTTCTACGACTACGTGCCCCTCGTGTCGCTCAACGAGGTAGGCGACTCCCCCGGTCATTGGGGCACGACCGTCGACGAGTTCCACCGCAGCTGCGCCGAGGCGGCCCGGACGTGGCCCCGATCGATGCTGGCCACCAGCACCCACGACACCAAGCGGAGCGAGGACGTCCGGGCCCGGCTGCACCTGCTCTCGGAGATGCCCGATCGGTGGACTGAGGCGGTGGAGCGCTGGCGGGCCATGAACGTCCGGCACCGCGCCGGTCCCGATCTGCCCGACTCCAACATCGAGTACCTGCTGTACCAGACGCTGGTGGGCGCGTGGCCGCTTCCCCTGGACCGCGCCGCCGCCTACATGGAGAAGGCGGCCAAGGAGGCGAAGTCGCAGACGTCGTGGATCGATCCGGACCTCGACTACGACGCCGCTCTCCGGGCGTTCGTGGACGGCGTCATGGGCGACGAGGCCTTCCAGGCGGACCTGGCGGTGTTCGTGGCCCCGCTCGTGGCCCCCGGGCGGGTGTCCTCCCTGGCCCAGGCGCTCGTGAAGCTCACGGCGCCGGGCGTGCCGGACACGTACCAGGGGACCGAGCTGTGGGACCTCAGCCTGGTGGATCCCGACAACCGCAGGCCGGTCGACTATGCGACGCGCCGGCGGCTCCTGGCCGAGCTGGCCGGGATGGACGCCCGTTCGGTGTGGGCCCGCGCCGACGAGGGCCTTCCCAAGCTGCACGTGGTACGGGAGGCGCTGCACCTGCGACAGCGGGTCCCGGAGGCGTTCGGTGCCACCGCCGACTACGTGCCCGTCGCTGCGGGCGGTCAAAAGGCGGCGCACGTCGTGGCGTACTGCCGGGGCGGCCTGGCCGTCACCGTCGTGCCCCGACTCGTCCTCGGCCTCGGTCGCGACTGGCTCGATACCGTGGTCGACCTGCCGCCCGGGAGGTGGGGCAACGTCCTCACCGGGGATGACATCGCCGGCGGCTCCGCCGCCGTCGCCGACCTGCTTGCATCCTTCCCGGTGGCCCTGCTCGAGCGATCGCCCGACGCCTGA